CGAAAGTCGGCGCCGGTGATATGCGGCACCTCGCCCCTGTTCGCGCCGACGCCGATATTGACCGAGGGCTCGCGGAAGTAGATCGGCACAAGCTGCGCGTGGATGTCGGTGACGTGGATCAGGCTGACGTTGCCGTAGGTGTCGAATTGCAGCAGCTGGTCCTGCGTCAGCGCCTGCTGCGCGGCCAGACGGGACCAGCGGCCAAAGCCGGAAGCGCCGTAAAGCGCCGAGGCCGCCATGGACACCTGCAGGAAATCGCGTCTCGAGATCATGGGAGGGAAGCTTTCTGTCTCAGGACACACATGCGCATGTGTGCATGGATTTCACTCGGGAAACCCCGCGCCAGCGAGCCGGCGCGGGGCATCGGGATTACTGGCGGACCGCCGGGGTCTCGACGCTAAGGCCATTGCCGCGCGAGGCGACATACAGCTCCAGCGCGCGGAACTCGTCGGATCCTTCGGCGAAGGTTTCCGCCCGGGTGTCGCGGATGCAGCCCCGGAAGCGGTTGTGCTTCGAGATCAGCTTGGCCTGTTTCAGACGGTAGGTCGGGAAACCGTTGGTCTGGCCTTGCGACAGGTGATCGGCGCGGATGTAGTTGCCGTAGTTCTCTTCGTGGCAATTGGCACAGGACAGCTCCAGCTGGCCGTACCGCGTATAATACATCTCTTTGCCCTGCTCCCAGAAGGGGGCGGCGGGGCCGTCGATGGCCACGTTCATCGGCATGCCAAGCGACTGGTGGCCGATCAGCGACACCATGGCCTGCATCTCGCCGCCGGACCATTTCCAGGCCTCGGCCTGCATCCGGTCGGTGCGGCAGGTGTTCACGAGGTCTTCCATGACCACGAGATTGCCGTCCGCGTCCACCTTCGGCATCTGCGTCGACAGGCCCTTGAAGGTGTCGACATCACCGTGGCACGAGGCGCAGCTTTCACCGGCCTCGCCCTCGACCGTGCCCCACATGTCGATGGCCTGATCGACGAAGATCATCGCGGGGTTGTCGAAGGTGTCCATTTCCAGCGCCTGGGTCTCGTCGGTGCGGAAGTGCCAGCCCGACACGACCTCGTCGATCCCGGTATCGGCCATATGCTCGGCCGCGGCGGTCTTCGAGACCATCTCCTGCCCGTCGATCGTCAGCACGTCGTCGTCGGCGCCACCGGCCAGGGCCACGGGCGCGGCAAGCAATGCGGCCACTGCCGTCAATGCCTTGAGTTTCATAGGTTATCCCTCCCTTATGGCTGATCTGCCCCGCGCGAATGGCGGGGCAGACGGCTGTTCCTAGACGGAGATCGGCTTCACTTCCTCGTAGACGTCGCCATCGTCGTCGTACCAGGTGAACTTGAACTCACCGGCCTCGGGAACCGTGGCTTCGAATTCGAAGTAGGGGTTGGTCGAGATCGAGGGCGCCATGACCACGTCGACCACGTTCTGCCCGTTGAAGTCACAGGTGAAGCGGTTGATGATCGAGCGCGGGATCAGGTTGCCGTCGCCGTCCTTGCGCTGGCCCGATTCCATCGGGTGAGAGATCAGCGTCTTGATGGTGACCACATCACCGGCAGAGGCCGACGAGGGAACCTTGACGCGGGGTTTAACTCCGGATGCCATATTGTCGTACTCCTCTACTCAGCCGCCGCAGCCGCCGATGGTGACCTTGACCGTTTTCATGGCCGTGATGTAGCTGCCGTCTTCCATCTTGGCGATGGCCTGCACGTCCTGCGTTCCGGCCAGACGGATGCGGGTCGACGCGGTGCGCGACCCCGCCAGCGGGCCGAAGCGGAAGGTGCCGACGCCCGGCGTCGGGTTGCCAAGTGCGAAGATCCGCACCTCGACCGCGCCGGGCGCGTCGAAGGCGATCGGCACGGTGTTGCCGTTCTCGGCGATCTCGGGCGCGGTCAGGGTCAGGTCGCCCTCACCCGCGCTGGCACCGGCGAGAAACTCGTCCGGCGTGCCGACCATCTCGGCGTCCGGGTCGGCCTGTGCGAAGGCCCGCAGGGGCAGCAGCGCCGTGACAACGGCGGCGCCCCCCATGGCCAGGGTTTCACGTCTCGTGAAGTCCATTTGGGTTCTCCTATGCGGTGGGTGTCAGCCTTCCTGCAGCGTCAGCAGGAAAGCGACAACGTCTTCGATCTGTTGTGCCGACAGGATCGGCGGAAGGTCGTCGGATGCGGCCTTGCCGGTGTAGGCATCCCCCGGGCGGATAAAGCCCGTGGTCTTGTAGAAGGCCGGCATGACCGTGTCGGGGAAGGTCATCTTGGCATTGGCCACGATGCCGCGCAGTTCCTCGGCAGAGCGGTAACCGCCGACGCCCGAAAGCGGCGGGCCGACCTCGCCCTGAAAGGCGATGTCCGGGTACTGCGCGACCACGTGGCACGCCACGCAGTTGCCCTGCGACCGCTGCGAGAAAACCTGCATCCCGCGTTCCGCATCGCCCGCTTCCGCGGTCAGGGGCGTCGCCACCTCTCCGTATTCGCTGTAGGATACGTCGGTCGGCGCGACGTCCTGTGCCCAGACCGCTCCGGCGGTCAGTGCCAGCGCCGCTGTCAGTGCTGTAAGCTTCATGTTCCCTCCCTAGGCTTGCGGACCCTCGACGGGGGCCTTGGCTCGCATCGGCTGTTGCATACCGTAGAGCACCGCCCCCCGATCACGCAACAACAAATTCACGGATGTGAATTATTGATACCTTCGGACCGGTCTCAATCGGTCTTCCCGTTATCCCGTTCCTGGATCCGTCGCGCATGATAGCGCTGGAAATCCTCGTCCCCGTCAAGCTCATAGCGCTTTTCCTGGACCCAGGTGAGCATATCGATGGTCGTGCCCTTGCCAAAGGCACCCGGCATCACCGCCACGGCCGCCTGCGGCGCCGTCGCCTCGGCATTCACCTCTTCGGGCAGGAACATCATCGTCGGCGTGAAGAGGATGTTCCACTTGCGCGCCATGTCCTTCTCGGACAGCGATTCCCCGTCGAAGTCGGTCACCTCGATATCCCCATGCAGGTTCAGCTGCACGACGAAGTAGTTTTCGTCGATGTAGTCCGAGACCATGGGGTCGGTGAAAACCTCTTCGTGCATCTGCCGACAGTAGATGCAGCCGCGCTGTTCGAACAGCAGGACAAGCCGCTTGCCCTCTGCGTTCGCCTCGTCGAGATCCTCGCGCAGATCCTTGAAGGTGTCGCGCATCCACGGGCTTTTGAACAGCCCGTCGTCGCCCATCTCTGCCGCCGCCAGCGGCAGGGCGATCACGGCGGCAAGCGCCGCGCCGATCCAGTGTCTCATGCCTTTCCTCCTCTTAACTCAGGGATGACCAAGCCGGGAAGGTCTCAAGCATCCATTGCCCGATTACGTTCACCGTATCTGTCACAATCAGGATGGCAAACACGATGAGCATGGCGCCCATCACCTTCTCGACATATTGCAGCTTGTCGCGGTGGCGCGCCGTCCAGCGCAGGAAGGGGCCGGAAAACAGCGCCGCGACGACGAAGGGCGCGGTCATGCCGATGCCGTAGACCAGCAGCAGAAGGCCGCCGCGCCAGATGTCGCCCATACCGCTGGCGATCATCAGGATAGAGGCCAGCGCCGGGCCGACGCAGGGCGTCCAGCCAAAGCCGAACGCAAGGCCCATCAGATAGGCGCCCACGGCGGTCGTCGGCTCTGCCTTGCTCTCCAGCTTCGCCTCCCGGTAGAGAAAACCGATGCGGATGACGCCGAGGAAGTGCAGGCCGAAGACCGTCAGGATCGCCGCCGCGACCCATTGCAGTTCGTCCATCCAGGTGGCGAAGGCCTGCCCGACCGCCGTCGCGCCCATGCCCAGCAGAACGAAGATCGTCGTCACCCCCGCGGCGAAGAACAGCGCCGACAGAATCAGCCGCCGCTGCGCGCCCGGGGCGATGCCTTCGTCCGCACGCAGTTCCGACATCGAGATCCCGGCCATGTAGCACAGGTAAAAGGGCACCATCGGCAGGATGCAGGGCGTGAAAAAGCTGAGAAGTCCGGCAATTGCCGCACCTGCGAAGGAAATATCGAGCAAGGGAGGCGCCTTTCCTTGTAGAATTCACATATTCAGATTAAGTAGTTCGAGGACCGAACGTCAATCGGTGTTGCGATGAAGTTGATCCCGTCCGTCTGCGGTGCCCTCGCGGCTGCCTGGCTGGCCCTGCCCGCCATGGCTGGCGACCTGCGTCTGGTGATGGTCGAGCAAGCCGGATGCGCCTATTGCGCCGCCTGGGATGACGAAATCGCCCCCGCCTACCCCAAGACCGCCGAAGGCCGCTTTGCGCCGCTGGTCCGGGCCGACCTGCACAGGGGCCCACCCGAGGGCGTGACCTATGCGCGCCCGGTGCTGTTCACGCCCACCTTCATCCTCGTCGGCGACGACGGCACAGAGATCGCGCGGATGGAAGGCTATGTCGGTCAGGATTTCTTCTGGCCCGTCTACTCGAAACTGCTTCAGGACAAGACCGATTATGACCCAGCAACGCATTGACGAGGCCGCTGCGAAGACCTCGCTGCCGGTTCTCGACAAGGATCTGAGCGATGCGGAGCTCGACGTGATCGTGGACAAGGCTACCCGCGCCTCGGCCTTCCTGAAGGCCATCAGCCACGAAGGGCGGCTGATGATCCTGTGCCACCTCGTCTCGGGCGAAAAATCGGTGACGGAACTCGAAGAGCTGCTGTCCGCCCGGCAGGCCGCCGTCAGCCAGCAGCTGTCGCGCCTGCGGCTGGAAGGGCTGGTCGTGCCCCGGCGCGAGGGCAAGGCGATCTACTACCGCCTCGCCGACGATAAGCCGCGCAAGATGCTGGAATGCGTCTACGAGTTGTTCTGCAAGGACGATTGATCGCGACGCTTGCTGAAAGCGGAATGCGTCGACATAGTCCGGTTGCGGCGTCTGTCAGGAGGAGGGCAAGGCGTGCTGGGTCCATGGACCGATTTTCACGACATGGCCGCCATCGGTCTGGCCAGCGGCATCCTGCTGGGGCTGGCCGCGCGGCTGGGCCGCTTCTGTACGCTGGGCGCCATCGAGGACGCGCTTTACGGCGGCTCAACGGTGCGCCTGCGCATGTGGGGCGTGGCCGTCGGATTGGCGATCATCGGCAGCTTCGGCCTGATGGGCGTGGGGCTGCTGGACGGGGCGAAGACCTATTACTTGTCGATCCGCTGGATGCCGCTAGCCTCGGTCGTGGGCGGGCTGATGTTCGGCTATGGCATGGCGCTGGCGGGCAATTGCGGCTACGGCGCGCTGGCCCGGCTGGGCGGCGGCGACCTGCGCAGCTTTGTCATCGTGCTGGTCATGGGGGTCTCGGCCTTCGTGGTGCTGGCCGGGCCGCTGGCGCCGCTACGCGACATGCTGTTCCAGCAGGCCGATGTCACCTCTGACCCGCCACCGGGCATTGCGCACCGGCTTGGCATTCTGACCGGGCTTCCCACGGTGCCGATCGGCATGACGCTGGGCGGTCTGCTGCTGCTGTTTTCGCTGGCCTCGCGCCCGCTGTGGCAGAAGCCCTCGGCGATCCTCTGGGGCGCGGTCGTGGGGCTTGGCATCGTGGCGGGCTGGGCCGGGACCTCCTGGGTCTCTACCCGTTCTTTCGAGGCCTTGCCCGTTGTCTCGCACAGCTTCTCGGCGCCGATGGGTGAGACGATCCTGTGGTTCATGATCGGTTCGGCACGGCCGCTCAGCTTTGCCGTCGGCTCCATTGCCGGGGTCTGGACAGGGGCCTGCCTTGGGTCACTGATCAAGGGCCACTTCCGCTGGGAGGCCTGCGAGGACCCGCGCGAGCTGCGCCGCCAGATCTTCGGCGCGGCGCTGATGGGCGCGGGCGCGGTGACGGCGCTGGGATGTTCCATCGGTCAGGGCTTGTCGGCCTTCTCGGTGCTGGCGCTGTCCGCCCCGGTCACCTTTCTGGCGATCTTCGCGGGCGCGACCATCGGGCTGCGGCAGTTGATCATGGGCTTTCAGCCCGCCGAGTAGGCGGCGGGCGGCGGCCCTGACACGGACGGACAGGACCGCGCCGGAGCAGGGATCGCACCCTTGCAACCGGCGCCCGGGCGGCACATGGTCCGCGCAACCGCGGCGCGAGGCAGCATGTCAGTCAGAACCGGACCCTGGGGCCTTGTGGCTCTTCTCTATGCCGCAGGCCTCGGCGCGGCGGCGCAATTCGCCAAGCTGGCCGCCGGGTTCACCGCGCTGGAACAGGCCTACCCCGAGGCAGGCGCGGGGCTGGGCCTTGCGGTCTCGCTGATCTCTTTCCTTGGCGTCGCGCTGGGGCTGGTGACAGGCATGATCGTGGCGCGGCTGGGTTTCCGCAGGATGCTGCTGGCGGGGCTTTTGCTGGGCGCGGGCATGAGCCTTGTGCAGGCGCTGCTGCCCGCCATGCCGCTGTTCATGGCCTCGCGCCTGATCGAGGGCGCTTCTCACCTTGCCATTGTCGTCGCGGCACCGACGCTGATCGCCGAGATCACCAACGACCGGCAACGCCCGGTGGCCATGGCGCTGTGGTCCACCTTTTTCGGCACCGGCTTCGCGCTTTTTGCATGGTTCGGCACGCCGCTGGCCGGGATGTATGGCCCCGCCGCCCCGATCCTGCTGCAGGCCGCATGGATGCTGGCGGTGGCCGCGGGGGTGGCCGCGATGATCCCGCGCCGCATGATCGCGCCGCCCCCCGAGCCCTTCAGCCTTGGCCTGATCCTGCGCCGCCACGCAGAGGTTTACCGCTCTCCGGCCATGGCTGCCCCGGCTCTGGGGTGGCTCTGTTATACTCTGACCTTCGTCTCTGCCCTGACGCTGCTGCCGCGGCTGGCGCCGGGCGCGCCCTGGCTGGCGACGGTGCTTCCGCTTGCCGGGATCGTGCTGTCTCTGACGCTGGTCGCGCAGCTGCTGCGGCACGTGCCCGGGGTGCAGGTGGTCAAAGCGGGCTTCGGCCTGTCCGCCTGCGTGGTCGCCCTGCTGGCCATGGCGCCCGGGTCGGCGCTGCTGTGGATCGCGCTCTTCGCCGTGCTCTCGCTGGTGCAGGCGGGCAGCTTCGCCGCCATCCCGCAGCTGGTGGAAGATCCGCGAGAGCGCGCGCTGTCGAACGGAGCGGTGGCGCAGATGGGCAACCTGGGCAACCTCACCGGCACGCCGATCCTGCTGGCGGCCCTGTCAGCCGGGGGTCAAGGCGCGGGGCTGCTGTTTCTGGGCATCTGCTACGCCACCGGCCTGGCGCTGCACCTGGGCCTTGCGGCACTCAGGGCAAGGGCGGCGCGGCGATAGGGTCGCCGCAACCGGCCAGCATGGCCAAGGCCACGCAGGCCCCGGCGCGTCAGGACATCTCAGCCAGCCGCGCGACG
This region of Ponticoccus alexandrii genomic DNA includes:
- the soxZ gene encoding thiosulfate oxidation carrier complex protein SoxZ, with the protein product MASGVKPRVKVPSSASAGDVVTIKTLISHPMESGQRKDGDGNLIPRSIINRFTCDFNGQNVVDVVMAPSISTNPYFEFEATVPEAGEFKFTWYDDDGDVYEEVKPISV
- the soxX gene encoding sulfur oxidation c-type cytochrome SoxX, which produces MKLTALTAALALTAGAVWAQDVAPTDVSYSEYGEVATPLTAEAGDAERGMQVFSQRSQGNCVACHVVAQYPDIAFQGEVGPPLSGVGGYRSAEELRGIVANAKMTFPDTVMPAFYKTTGFIRPGDAYTGKAASDDLPPILSAQQIEDVVAFLLTLQEG
- a CDS encoding thioredoxin family protein; amino-acid sequence: MRHWIGAALAAVIALPLAAAEMGDDGLFKSPWMRDTFKDLREDLDEANAEGKRLVLLFEQRGCIYCRQMHEEVFTDPMVSDYIDENYFVVQLNLHGDIEVTDFDGESLSEKDMARKWNILFTPTMMFLPEEVNAEATAPQAAVAVMPGAFGKGTTIDMLTWVQEKRYELDGDEDFQRYHARRIQERDNGKTD
- a CDS encoding MFS transporter, yielding MSVRTGPWGLVALLYAAGLGAAAQFAKLAAGFTALEQAYPEAGAGLGLAVSLISFLGVALGLVTGMIVARLGFRRMLLAGLLLGAGMSLVQALLPAMPLFMASRLIEGASHLAIVVAAPTLIAEITNDRQRPVAMALWSTFFGTGFALFAWFGTPLAGMYGPAAPILLQAAWMLAVAAGVAAMIPRRMIAPPPEPFSLGLILRRHAEVYRSPAMAAPALGWLCYTLTFVSALTLLPRLAPGAPWLATVLPLAGIVLSLTLVAQLLRHVPGVQVVKAGFGLSACVVALLAMAPGSALLWIALFAVLSLVQAGSFAAIPQLVEDPRERALSNGAVAQMGNLGNLTGTPILLAALSAGGQGAGLLFLGICYATGLALHLGLAALRARAARR
- the soxA gene encoding sulfur oxidation c-type cytochrome SoxA, giving the protein MKLKALTAVAALLAAPVALAGGADDDVLTIDGQEMVSKTAAAEHMADTGIDEVVSGWHFRTDETQALEMDTFDNPAMIFVDQAIDMWGTVEGEAGESCASCHGDVDTFKGLSTQMPKVDADGNLVVMEDLVNTCRTDRMQAEAWKWSGGEMQAMVSLIGHQSLGMPMNVAIDGPAAPFWEQGKEMYYTRYGQLELSCANCHEENYGNYIRADHLSQGQTNGFPTYRLKQAKLISKHNRFRGCIRDTRAETFAEGSDEFRALELYVASRGNGLSVETPAVRQ
- the soxY gene encoding thiosulfate oxidation carrier protein SoxY, with the translated sequence MDFTRRETLAMGGAAVVTALLPLRAFAQADPDAEMVGTPDEFLAGASAGEGDLTLTAPEIAENGNTVPIAFDAPGAVEVRIFALGNPTPGVGTFRFGPLAGSRTASTRIRLAGTQDVQAIAKMEDGSYITAMKTVKVTIGGCGG
- a CDS encoding ArsR/SmtB family transcription factor; the encoded protein is MTQQRIDEAAAKTSLPVLDKDLSDAELDVIVDKATRASAFLKAISHEGRLMILCHLVSGEKSVTELEELLSARQAAVSQQLSRLRLEGLVVPRREGKAIYYRLADDKPRKMLECVYELFCKDD
- a CDS encoding cytochrome c biogenesis CcdA family protein; the encoded protein is MLDISFAGAAIAGLLSFFTPCILPMVPFYLCYMAGISMSELRADEGIAPGAQRRLILSALFFAAGVTTIFVLLGMGATAVGQAFATWMDELQWVAAAILTVFGLHFLGVIRIGFLYREAKLESKAEPTTAVGAYLMGLAFGFGWTPCVGPALASILMIASGMGDIWRGGLLLLVYGIGMTAPFVVAALFSGPFLRWTARHRDKLQYVEKVMGAMLIVFAILIVTDTVNVIGQWMLETFPAWSSLS
- a CDS encoding YeeE/YedE family protein yields the protein MAAIGLASGILLGLAARLGRFCTLGAIEDALYGGSTVRLRMWGVAVGLAIIGSFGLMGVGLLDGAKTYYLSIRWMPLASVVGGLMFGYGMALAGNCGYGALARLGGGDLRSFVIVLVMGVSAFVVLAGPLAPLRDMLFQQADVTSDPPPGIAHRLGILTGLPTVPIGMTLGGLLLLFSLASRPLWQKPSAILWGAVVGLGIVAGWAGTSWVSTRSFEALPVVSHSFSAPMGETILWFMIGSARPLSFAVGSIAGVWTGACLGSLIKGHFRWEACEDPRELRRQIFGAALMGAGAVTALGCSIGQGLSAFSVLALSAPVTFLAIFAGATIGLRQLIMGFQPAE